One part of the Candidatus Thermoplasmatota archaeon genome encodes these proteins:
- a CDS encoding LuxR C-terminal-related transcriptional regulator, translated as MGFITKRERAILEFLKESAKVMDIAQEFGVATTSVSRSISNIRHKCLELEDDIEFLLEIGFLRIQDGGLEFISRDPKDLRPRP; from the coding sequence ATGGGCTTCATAACGAAGCGTGAAAGGGCGATCCTCGAGTTCCTGAAAGAGAGCGCGAAAGTCATGGATATTGCGCAGGAATTCGGCGTCGCAACGACCTCCGTATCACGGAGCATCTCCAATATCAGGCACAAGTGCCTGGAACTGGAGGATGACATCGAGTTCCTCCTGGAGATCGGATTTCTCAGAATCCAGGATGGAGGACTGGAATTCATCTCCAGGGACCCGAAGGATCTGAGGCCGAGACCCTGA